From Rhodopseudomonas palustris, a single genomic window includes:
- the murB gene encoding UDP-N-acetylmuramate dehydrogenase — protein MNFPDITPELKAAMPELRGRLLGNEPLAPLTWFRVGGPAQVLFTPADEDDLGYFLSRLPPEIPVMCLGLGSNLIVRDGGLPGVAIRLSPRGFGEHRVEGEVVHAGAAALDKRVAETAAAAQLGGLEFYYGIPGSIGGALRMNAGANGRETKDVLIDATAYDRSGTRRLFDNTAMQFSYRHSGADPALIFTSARLRGTPATPDHIRAKMNEVQAHRELAQPIREKTGGSTFKNPAGHSAWRLIDAAGCRGLRIGGAQVSEMHCNFLINTGEATASDIETLGETVRARVKAQSGVELQWEIKRIGIAPDHR, from the coding sequence CTGAACTTCCCCGACATCACCCCCGAGCTGAAGGCCGCGATGCCGGAGTTGCGCGGGCGGTTGCTCGGCAACGAGCCGCTGGCGCCGCTCACCTGGTTTCGCGTCGGCGGGCCGGCGCAGGTGCTGTTCACCCCGGCCGACGAGGACGACCTCGGTTACTTCCTGTCACGGCTGCCGCCGGAGATTCCGGTGATGTGTCTCGGGCTCGGCTCCAATCTGATCGTGCGCGACGGCGGGCTGCCGGGTGTCGCGATCCGGCTGTCGCCGCGCGGCTTCGGTGAGCATCGGGTCGAGGGCGAGGTGGTTCATGCCGGTGCCGCCGCACTCGACAAGCGCGTGGCCGAGACCGCGGCCGCTGCGCAGCTCGGCGGCCTCGAATTCTACTACGGCATTCCCGGATCGATCGGCGGTGCGCTGCGGATGAATGCCGGCGCCAACGGCCGCGAGACCAAGGACGTGCTGATCGACGCCACCGCGTATGATCGCAGCGGCACCCGCAGACTGTTCGACAACACCGCGATGCAATTCTCGTATCGCCACAGCGGCGCGGATCCTGCGCTGATCTTCACTTCGGCGCGGTTGCGCGGCACCCCGGCGACGCCGGATCACATCCGCGCCAAGATGAACGAGGTGCAGGCGCACCGCGAACTGGCGCAGCCGATCCGCGAGAAGACCGGCGGCTCGACTTTCAAAAACCCGGCTGGCCACAGCGCGTGGCGACTGATCGATGCCGCCGGCTGCCGCGGCCTTCGAATCGGCGGCGCCCAGGTCTCGGAGATGCATTGCAACTTCCTGATCAACACCGGCGAGGCGACCGCCTCCGATATCGAGACGCTGGGCGAGACCGTGCGTGCCCGCGTCAAGGCGCAGTCCGGCGTCGAGCTGCAATGGGAGATCAAGCGGATCGGCATCGCGCCCGACCACCGTTGA
- a CDS encoding DUF4239 domain-containing protein — MIQAWLDLPPFGTFVTLAMLYYGVTALLIAVVFASPLRGPIARFQGVVAPFFSSVAVLFGLLTGFLGYDVAERNRQATRAVQAEAGELQNVYTLSIAAASDMRDIRVALKDYTRSVLKNEWPTVNGFAAPPTSIAYDRMLTEISAPAITRDSGAAVHVALLSSAVRVGTARNTRISLSTDRTSDLKWISVLLLGIITQAALALVHLDKPRTTMTAALTVFATGAIVALGLIALQEDPFSGIFRVSAVPLEHVLSLPDTPELPVSPALPSPPKP; from the coding sequence ATGATTCAAGCCTGGCTCGACCTTCCTCCCTTCGGTACCTTCGTCACCTTGGCCATGCTGTACTACGGCGTGACAGCACTGCTGATCGCAGTGGTCTTCGCATCGCCGCTGCGCGGTCCGATCGCGAGGTTTCAAGGCGTGGTCGCGCCGTTCTTCTCGTCAGTGGCGGTGCTGTTCGGTCTGCTGACCGGATTCCTCGGCTACGATGTCGCCGAACGCAATCGCCAGGCGACGCGCGCGGTGCAGGCCGAGGCCGGCGAGCTCCAGAACGTCTACACCCTCAGCATCGCGGCGGCGTCGGACATGCGCGACATTCGGGTCGCCCTGAAGGATTATACCCGTTCGGTGCTGAAGAACGAATGGCCGACCGTGAACGGTTTTGCCGCGCCGCCGACCAGCATCGCCTACGACAGAATGCTCACCGAGATCAGCGCGCCGGCGATCACCCGCGACTCCGGAGCGGCGGTGCACGTCGCGCTGCTGAGTTCAGCGGTGCGGGTCGGCACCGCCCGCAACACCCGGATCAGCCTGTCGACCGACCGCACCAGCGACCTGAAGTGGATTTCGGTGCTGCTCCTCGGGATCATCACCCAGGCTGCACTTGCGCTGGTGCATCTCGACAAGCCACGGACGACAATGACGGCGGCACTGACCGTTTTCGCGACCGGAGCGATCGTCGCGCTCGGCCTGATCGCGCTGCAGGAGGATCCGTTCAGCGGCATCTTCCGGGTATCCGCGGTGCCGCTCGAACACGTTCTGTCGCTGCCGGATACGCCTGAACTACCAGTCAGTCCGGCGCTGCCTTCGCCACCAAAGCCCTGA
- the murC gene encoding UDP-N-acetylmuramate--L-alanine ligase: MRLPREIGPIHFVGIGGIGMSGIAEVLCNLGYTVQGSDASESANVNRLRDKGIQIHVGHQADNIKGADVLVVSTAIKRDNPELLAARAQRIPVVRRAEMLAELMRLKSCVAIAGTHGKTTTTSMVAALLDAGDLDPTVINGGIINAYGTNARLGAGDWMVVEADESDGTFLKLPADVAIVTNVDPEHLDHFKTFDAVQDAFRNFVENVPFYGFAVMCIDHPVVQTLVGKIEDRRIITYGENPQADARLLDLTPSGGGSTFKVAFRDRKAGTAHEIADLMLPMPGRHNALNATAAIAVAHELGLSDDTIRKALAAFGGVRRRFTKTGEWNGVTIIDDYGHHPVEIAAVLKAARQSTAGKVIAVVQPHRFTRLQSLFEEFCTCFNDADAVIVADVYPAGEAPIAGIDRDHFVLGLRAHGHRDVVPLQDSASLAGVVAGLARSGDYVVCLGAGNITQWAYALPGELKALGG; this comes from the coding sequence ATGAGACTGCCGCGCGAGATCGGACCCATCCACTTCGTCGGGATCGGCGGTATCGGCATGAGCGGCATCGCCGAGGTGCTGTGCAATCTCGGCTACACCGTGCAGGGCTCCGACGCCTCCGAGAGCGCCAACGTCAACCGGCTGCGCGACAAGGGCATCCAGATCCACGTCGGCCACCAGGCCGACAACATCAAGGGCGCCGACGTGCTGGTGGTGTCGACTGCGATCAAGCGCGACAACCCGGAACTGCTGGCGGCGCGCGCCCAGCGCATCCCGGTGGTGCGGCGCGCCGAAATGCTGGCCGAATTGATGCGGCTGAAGAGCTGCGTCGCGATCGCCGGAACCCACGGCAAGACCACCACCACCTCGATGGTGGCGGCGCTGCTCGACGCCGGCGACCTCGATCCGACCGTGATCAATGGCGGCATCATCAACGCCTACGGCACCAATGCGCGGCTCGGGGCCGGCGACTGGATGGTGGTCGAGGCCGACGAGAGCGACGGCACCTTCCTGAAGCTGCCGGCGGATGTGGCGATCGTCACCAATGTCGATCCCGAGCATCTCGATCACTTCAAGACCTTCGATGCGGTGCAGGACGCATTCCGCAACTTCGTCGAGAACGTGCCGTTCTACGGCTTCGCGGTGATGTGCATCGATCATCCGGTGGTGCAGACTCTGGTCGGCAAGATCGAAGATCGCCGGATTATTACTTACGGTGAGAACCCGCAGGCCGACGCGCGGCTGCTCGATCTGACGCCGAGCGGCGGCGGGTCCACCTTCAAGGTCGCGTTCCGCGACCGCAAGGCCGGCACCGCGCACGAGATCGCCGATCTGATGCTGCCGATGCCGGGCCGCCACAACGCGCTCAATGCCACCGCGGCAATCGCGGTGGCGCACGAGCTCGGCCTGTCCGACGACACTATCCGCAAGGCGCTTGCGGCGTTCGGGGGCGTGCGCCGCCGCTTCACCAAGACCGGCGAGTGGAACGGCGTCACCATCATCGACGATTACGGCCACCACCCGGTCGAGATCGCCGCGGTGCTGAAGGCGGCGCGGCAGTCGACCGCCGGCAAGGTGATCGCGGTGGTGCAGCCGCATCGCTTCACCCGGCTGCAGTCGCTGTTCGAAGAGTTCTGCACCTGCTTCAATGATGCCGACGCGGTGATCGTCGCCGACGTCTATCCGGCCGGCGAAGCGCCGATCGCAGGGATCGACCGCGATCACTTCGTGCTCGGCCTGCGCGCTCACGGCCACCGCGACGTCGTCCCGTTGCAGGATTCCGCCTCGCTCGCCGGCGTCGTCGCCGGCTTGGCGCGCAGCGGCGACTACGTGGTCTGCTTAGGAGCCGGCAACATCACCCAATGGGCCTACGCGCTGCCCGGCGAATTGAAGGCGTTGGGCGGCTGA
- a CDS encoding DUF6653 family protein, whose translation MAVLSDDTWKRHANPWSVWTRYAAFPVLVLAIWSRDWIGWWALVPVALTIAWLAWNPRAFPPPASTDSWASKAVLGERIWVGLKRDEIPERHRIVPGVAAGISMCGLPVLTWGLIVLDLAVTLLGMMVVILAKTWFVDRMVWLFEDMKDQNPEYRSWLY comes from the coding sequence ATGGCGGTCCTGAGCGACGACACCTGGAAGCGGCACGCCAATCCGTGGAGCGTGTGGACTCGCTACGCCGCGTTTCCGGTGCTGGTCCTCGCGATCTGGAGCCGGGACTGGATCGGCTGGTGGGCTCTCGTGCCGGTCGCTCTGACGATCGCCTGGCTGGCGTGGAATCCGCGCGCGTTTCCGCCGCCGGCTTCGACCGATAGCTGGGCCTCGAAAGCTGTGCTCGGCGAGCGAATCTGGGTCGGACTGAAGCGCGACGAGATTCCGGAGCGACATCGCATCGTTCCCGGCGTCGCCGCAGGGATATCGATGTGCGGCCTGCCGGTGCTGACCTGGGGCCTGATCGTGCTCGATCTCGCCGTGACCTTGCTGGGGATGATGGTGGTGATCCTCGCCAAGACCTGGTTCGTCGATCGCATGGTGTGGCTGTTCGAAGACATGAAGGATCAGAACCCGGAGTATCGTTCTTGGCTGTACTGA